From the Selenomonas timonae genome, one window contains:
- a CDS encoding TRAP transporter small permease, with product MEAKDKELGILENLDYVIAGIALSVLVLVTFVGVFTRYFLKMPFAWGEEFQLACFVWITFLGVGAAFRSGSHVAIELLVERMPERVARYVELGGYAVSMIIFTFFLYYGTQIVLSMVAMGRTTNILGIPYAAIYIVVPIGCLLMMYNYTRIILKKGKEAH from the coding sequence ATGGAAGCGAAAGACAAGGAGCTGGGGATTCTCGAGAATCTGGACTATGTCATCGCAGGGATCGCGCTCTCGGTGCTTGTCCTCGTGACATTCGTCGGCGTCTTTACGCGCTACTTTCTGAAGATGCCGTTCGCGTGGGGAGAGGAATTCCAGCTGGCGTGCTTCGTCTGGATCACATTCCTCGGCGTCGGCGCCGCGTTTCGCTCGGGCAGCCACGTCGCGATCGAACTGCTCGTGGAGCGCATGCCAGAGCGGGTCGCACGCTATGTCGAGCTGGGCGGCTACGCTGTCTCGATGATCATCTTTACATTCTTCCTTTACTACGGCACGCAGATCGTACTCTCGATGGTCGCGATGGGGCGCACGACGAACATCCTCGGCATCCCCTATGCGGCGATCTACATCGTTGTGCCCATCGGCTGCCTCCTGATGATGTATAATTACACGCGTATCATTTTGAAAAAAGGAAAGGAGGCACACTGA
- a CDS encoding C4-dicarboxylate TRAP transporter substrate-binding protein codes for MKRILFGLLSTVLAITLLAGCGGQQSASKDGKVVIQVGYENNPGEPFDKGVNKWKELLEQKSNGTMTIETYPSSQLGSKNDLIDQMIAGQPVVTLADGAFYADRGVKDFGIVFGPFLFDNWDECWKLVKSQWYADKSKELEGKGLKLLGSNWVYGARHTLTTKPVNTVEDLKGLKIRVPNNGIQVKGFEVLGAVPTPMPLGDTYTALQQGTIDGVENPLPVLYNGKFQEVAKYLILDGHVKNFTTLVCGAQFFNSLTPEQQKLLVETCEEAGLYNNEQQAASEKEVLEKFRSEGVTIVEPSDTVLAGFRNASQKFYTLPDFGWSNGLYDTVKAAMK; via the coding sequence ATGAAACGTATTCTATTCGGACTCTTGAGCACAGTCCTCGCGATCACCCTGCTCGCGGGCTGCGGCGGTCAGCAGTCGGCATCGAAGGACGGCAAGGTCGTCATTCAGGTGGGCTACGAGAACAACCCCGGCGAGCCGTTTGACAAGGGCGTGAACAAGTGGAAGGAGCTGCTCGAGCAGAAGTCGAACGGCACGATGACGATCGAGACCTATCCGTCGAGCCAGCTTGGCAGCAAGAACGATCTCATCGACCAGATGATCGCAGGTCAGCCGGTCGTGACGCTCGCGGACGGCGCGTTCTACGCGGATCGCGGCGTGAAGGATTTCGGCATCGTCTTCGGCCCGTTCCTCTTTGACAACTGGGACGAGTGCTGGAAGCTCGTCAAGAGCCAGTGGTACGCAGACAAGAGCAAGGAGCTCGAGGGCAAGGGGCTGAAGCTCCTCGGCTCGAACTGGGTCTACGGCGCGCGCCACACGCTGACGACGAAGCCCGTGAACACCGTCGAGGATCTGAAGGGTCTGAAGATCCGCGTCCCAAACAACGGCATCCAAGTCAAGGGCTTTGAGGTGCTCGGCGCGGTGCCGACGCCGATGCCGCTTGGCGACACCTATACCGCTCTCCAGCAGGGCACGATCGACGGCGTGGAGAATCCGCTGCCCGTGCTCTACAACGGCAAGTTCCAGGAGGTCGCAAAGTATCTCATCCTCGACGGTCACGTCAAGAATTTCACGACGCTCGTCTGCGGCGCACAGTTCTTCAACAGTCTGACGCCCGAGCAGCAGAAGCTCCTCGTCGAGACGTGCGAGGAGGCGGGTCTCTACAACAACGAGCAGCAGGCAGCCTCCGAGAAGGAAGTGCTCGAGAAGTTCCGCAGTGAGGGCGTGACAATCGTCGAGCCCTCCGATACGGTGCTCGCGGGATTCCGCAATGCGTCGCAGAAGTTCTACACGCTGCCCGACTTCGGCTGGTCGAACGGCCTCTATGACACGGTCAAGGCTGCGATGAAGTAA